The following are encoded together in the Diabrotica undecimpunctata isolate CICGRU chromosome 7, icDiaUnde3, whole genome shotgun sequence genome:
- the LOC140444932 gene encoding uncharacterized protein → MFQSLGKLFKKPESNDTCSEWSPTPKWTQESASLLHNLKIPVLAQPSLEEIIQKSENFSVKFPTETNRCNHLKNIVNENVLLRNITSAYPVIHEKVLQMCCDFILFKREHGNDNELKFYKAMTPIDLINRLLSKRAVCFVGPYDRYLLLDGVTGLGHWEDIGTCKEQLPLTMENYMTYDELKLSSLLAISSYTYFINEGHRKNIAKHQEDRSKIEEDGIIIGLVGPRLHRTGAVENQEIVYSKRQHSADNGYGRSIKTSLPTLFASFYEEECLDYHEMTKKKHFSWNGRYINMFGQENIFDNTFYVKRLTISFDTLLGEANSRGRAVSKSVYLHMVGIGLGVWKVSAHQDKLFMDTFGKRILTLGDKLHNISDVCLAYMAESKCAGYSHGETIPIEGHPNGGIKIHICNRNPHEKLTGEDEGKLLVATFAWDGNSLPGNEYWTGSLASSSDPAAACSTQVAEIHNPYINPYISGDNLRIVTDGTVVPLKEYIEKIGSFQDQTKSD, encoded by the exons gtttGGGTAAATTGTTTAAAAAGCCAGAATCAAACGATACTTGTTCAGAATGGTCTCCTACACCAAAGTGGACACAAGAATCTGCATCTTTGTTACACAACCTCAAAATTCCAGTATTGGCACAGCCTTCACTAGAAGAAATAATACAgaaaagtgaaaatttttctgttaaatttCCTACAGAAACTAATAGATGTAACCATTTAAAAAACATAGTAAACGAGAATGTGTTGCTAAGGAATATCACGTCCGCTTATCCAGTTATCCATGAAAAAGTTCTTCAAATGTGTTGTGATTTTATACTTTTTAAAAGAGAGCATGGAAACGACAATGAACTGAAATTTTACAAAGCCATGACTCCCATAGATCTCATTAATAGACTATTAAGTAAAAGAGCAGTGTGCTTCGTCGGACCTTATGACAGGTACTTACTGCTCGACGGAGTAACTGGTCTTGGACATTGGGAAGATATAGGTACCTGTAAAGAGCAACTTCCTCTGACAATGGAAAATTATATGACCTATGACGAACTTAAATTATCGTCTCTGTTAGCGATTAGttcttatacatattttattaacgAAGGTCATCGAAAAAATATAGCCAAACATCAAGAAGATAGGAGTAAAATTGAAGAAGACGGAATAATAATAGGTTTGGTGGGACCAAGACTGCATAGAACAGGAGCTGTAGAAAACCAAGAAATAGTATATTCTAAGAGACAACATTCAGCTGATAATGGTTACGGTAGATCTATTAAAACAAGTTTACCAACTTTATTTGCCAgtttttacgaagaagaatgTTTAGATTATCATGAAATGACTAAAAAGAAACACTTCAGTTGGAATGGTCGATATATCAATATGTTTGGACAGGAAAATATTTTTGATAACACCTTCTACGTCAAAAGATTAACAATTTCTTTTGACACCTTGTTAGGAGAGGCGAATTCAAGGGGTAGAGCAGTTTCAAAATCAGTATATTTGCATATGGTTGGTATAGGTCTAGGAGTATGGAAAGTTTCGGCACATCAAGATAAACTATTTATGGATACATTTGGAAAAAGGATACt GACTTTAGGTGATAAGTTACATAATATAAGTGATGTCTGTTTGGCGTACATGGCTGAATCAAAATGTGCTGGATATTCACATGGAGAGACCATTCCCATAGAAGGACATCCAAATGGAGGAATAAAGATCCATATTTGTAATAGGAATCCGCATGAAAAATTAACGGGTGAAGACGAAg GTAAACTTTTAGTAGCAACTTTCGCTTGGGATGGAAATTCGTTACCGGGAAATGAATACTGGACTGGAAGTTTAGCTTCAAGTTCTGATCCAGCAGCTGCCTGTTCCACCCAAGTAGCTGAAATTCATAATCCTTATATAAATCCGTACATTTCTGGAGACAATTTGAGGATAGTTACTGATGGAACAGTTGTACCACTTAAAGAATACATAGAGAAGATCGGATCATTTCAAGATCAAACCAAGAGTGATTAA